A window of the Acidovorax sp. YS12 genome harbors these coding sequences:
- a CDS encoding site-specific DNA-methyltransferase, whose protein sequence is MRPLAYNPSFALNAICPYFTMFPLEYPLKVLRKHRAAKPVVVDPFCGRGTTLFAARTLGLESWGIDTSPVAVAIAKAKLSNSTAEDALCLAQLLILAIKPEHVPQSKFFKAAYHRKTLQQICALREGLLEIEDTDETVMLKAAVLGCLHGPLLVSGASSYFSNQMPRTFAPKPDYAVDFWAKRNMVAPEVDVVGVLERKLKLIAASKALPKAAHTNVVRGDSTVAASLPSGRNHSVVVTSPPYYGMRTYVQDQWLRNWFLGGPATVDYSAGVQLEHTGQDVFASSLGKVWANMADTDADELHMYIRFGVIPSAKVDAKVLMYKSLEASGVAFKVKSARNASSAHSGKRQAQQMRAGSGACDEYDFHVVRH, encoded by the coding sequence ATGCGCCCTCTTGCCTACAACCCCTCCTTTGCGCTAAACGCCATCTGCCCGTACTTCACGATGTTCCCTTTGGAATACCCGCTGAAGGTTCTTCGGAAGCATCGGGCGGCAAAGCCGGTAGTTGTGGATCCATTTTGTGGTCGGGGTACGACGCTGTTCGCCGCACGCACTCTTGGACTTGAAAGCTGGGGCATCGACACGTCGCCGGTCGCTGTGGCAATCGCGAAGGCAAAGCTTTCCAACTCCACGGCCGAGGACGCGCTGTGTCTGGCCCAGTTACTGATTCTTGCGATCAAGCCCGAGCATGTTCCGCAAAGCAAGTTCTTCAAGGCGGCGTATCACCGCAAGACGCTGCAGCAAATCTGCGCGTTACGAGAGGGGCTTCTCGAGATCGAGGACACCGATGAGACGGTAATGCTGAAGGCCGCCGTCTTGGGGTGCCTGCACGGTCCGCTATTGGTTAGCGGCGCATCCTCGTATTTCTCGAATCAGATGCCGCGCACCTTTGCGCCCAAGCCCGACTATGCGGTGGACTTCTGGGCCAAACGGAATATGGTCGCCCCTGAGGTTGACGTTGTCGGCGTCCTTGAGCGCAAGCTAAAGCTCATCGCCGCATCCAAAGCGTTGCCCAAGGCCGCACACACTAATGTCGTGCGCGGCGACTCGACGGTTGCAGCGAGCCTTCCATCGGGTCGAAACCATTCGGTGGTGGTGACATCTCCCCCCTACTATGGAATGCGCACTTACGTGCAAGACCAGTGGTTGCGTAATTGGTTCTTGGGTGGACCTGCGACCGTGGACTACAGCGCTGGCGTGCAGCTGGAACACACAGGCCAGGACGTTTTTGCCAGCTCCTTGGGCAAGGTGTGGGCCAACATGGCCGATACGGACGCTGATGAGCTGCATATGTACATCCGCTTTGGTGTGATTCCTTCGGCGAAGGTCGATGCGAAAGTGCTGATGTACAAGTCGCTTGAGGCATCAGGCGTTGCCTTCAAGGTCAAGTCAGCCCGCAACGCATCCTCTGCGCACTCCGGCAAGCGACAAGCTCAGCAGATGCGTGCGGGCTCGGGTGCCTGCGACGAGTACGATTTCCACGTTGTCAGACATTGA
- a CDS encoding DUF2274 domain-containing protein — translation MSTPRKLRLGPLPRTESVKLTFTCTASLKAELDRYAALHAQTYGEAVDAMALVPHMLEAFMARDRGFRRVGPSSGVTSAKQQPGGQGP, via the coding sequence ATGAGCACGCCGAGGAAATTGCGGCTGGGGCCGCTGCCCAGGACGGAGAGCGTCAAGCTGACCTTCACATGCACAGCAAGTCTCAAGGCTGAGCTGGACCGGTATGCAGCGCTGCATGCGCAGACCTATGGGGAGGCTGTGGATGCCATGGCACTGGTTCCGCACATGCTGGAGGCGTTCATGGCGCGGGACCGGGGGTTTCGCAGAGTGGGTCCGTCCAGCGGGGTGACTTCCGCGAAGCAGCAGCCCGGTGGACAGGGGCCGTAG
- a CDS encoding TrbI/VirB10 family protein: MDSRDSSNAAAPPQPAKVTPESVALRAAPRPVTRLNRRMLAVLVGLLAAAVLGATIWSLQGSHRRGANPSELYNVDRVSKSEGLDRLPADYGGLRPPEVPRLGPPLPGDLGPAIVKAQGPVEPGYAPPGHDPADALRKEAEAAAGSPVFFRTGGAQAGQGAAQSVAMATPAAASGLAGFDPLGAGPASTAAQPADPTANQNRQEQKEAFLKGGSTETRNSGSLQMPSSPYQVMAGTVIPAALVTGIQSDLPGDVIATVTEPVYDTATGRHLLIPQGSRILGRYNSQVSYGQSRVQMVWSRIVLPDTSSLALDNLVGTDPAGRAGLEDGVDWHWGRVVAGAALTTLLGVGAELAAPENRQNGNRVVIAGRDGLQDSVNQVGQEMTRRNLNLQPTLTARPGLAVRVIVNRDLVLRPYQPLFVNGGRGGTR, encoded by the coding sequence ATGGACAGCCGCGACTCTTCCAACGCCGCCGCTCCGCCGCAACCGGCCAAGGTCACCCCCGAATCGGTGGCGCTGCGCGCCGCGCCACGACCCGTGACGCGGCTGAACCGGCGCATGCTGGCTGTTCTTGTGGGTTTGCTGGCTGCCGCCGTGCTGGGCGCCACCATCTGGTCGCTGCAGGGCAGCCACCGGCGTGGCGCGAATCCCTCGGAGCTCTACAACGTCGATCGGGTGTCAAAGTCCGAAGGGCTGGACCGGTTGCCGGCCGACTACGGCGGACTGCGGCCGCCAGAGGTGCCCCGGCTCGGACCTCCGTTGCCGGGGGATCTGGGGCCGGCCATCGTGAAGGCGCAGGGGCCGGTGGAGCCAGGCTATGCGCCACCGGGCCATGATCCTGCGGATGCGCTGCGCAAGGAGGCCGAAGCGGCAGCAGGCTCGCCGGTGTTTTTCCGCACGGGGGGAGCGCAGGCAGGGCAGGGGGCGGCGCAGTCCGTGGCGATGGCAACACCTGCGGCGGCATCGGGGCTGGCGGGATTCGATCCATTGGGGGCGGGGCCTGCCTCGACCGCGGCGCAGCCCGCGGATCCCACGGCTAATCAGAACCGGCAGGAGCAGAAGGAAGCCTTCCTGAAAGGCGGTTCCACGGAAACCCGGAATTCAGGAAGCCTGCAGATGCCTTCCTCACCCTACCAGGTGATGGCCGGGACGGTGATTCCGGCAGCACTGGTGACGGGGATCCAGTCGGACCTGCCGGGAGACGTGATCGCCACCGTAACGGAGCCGGTCTACGACACGGCCACAGGAAGACATCTGTTGATCCCGCAAGGCTCGCGCATCCTGGGTCGCTACAACAGCCAGGTGAGCTACGGGCAGAGCCGGGTGCAGATGGTGTGGAGCCGTATTGTCCTGCCGGACACTTCGTCGCTGGCGCTCGACAACCTCGTGGGCACCGATCCGGCGGGGCGCGCTGGACTGGAGGATGGGGTGGACTGGCACTGGGGACGGGTGGTCGCGGGGGCGGCGCTGACGACCTTGCTGGGGGTGGGCGCCGAACTGGCCGCTCCCGAGAACCGGCAGAACGGCAACCGTGTGGTGATCGCGGGGCGTGATGGGCTGCAGGACAGCGTGAACCAGGTGGGGCAGGAGATGACGCGGCGCAACCTGAACCTGCAGCCGACGCTGACCGCGCGACCGGGGCTGGCGGTGCGGGTGATCGTGAACCGGGATCTGGTGCTGAGGCCCTACCAGCCGTTGTTCGTCAATGGCGGCAGAGGAGGGACGCGATGA
- the trbG gene encoding P-type conjugative transfer protein TrbG → MNARIPYRALPLALLAVLATGCGTQGKPPPSIALDEPIQAQALPEPPKPIEVVAVPEVLPMPAQMKPLPKGGGAQPAPESTDEKARVARANAEARVAPTREGYVNAIQVWPYTDGALYQVYAAPGRVTAIALQLGEELVTVAAGDTVRWIVGDTASGAGDSLRVKVLVKPIRSGLKTNLVITTSRRTYLVELTSTEKAWMASVSWEYPKDKMLALQRQAQAAQAAAPIESGLSLEKLRFRYAIGGGNPAWKPLRAFDDGEKVYIQFPAGIAQGELPPLFVIGAQGGGQLVNYRFRPPYYIVDRLFGSAELRLGGGGGRDGDVVRIERTDGVGGRL, encoded by the coding sequence ATGAATGCACGAATCCCCTACCGCGCCCTGCCGCTGGCCCTGCTGGCCGTCCTGGCCACGGGCTGCGGAACCCAGGGCAAACCTCCCCCATCGATTGCGCTCGATGAGCCCATCCAGGCCCAGGCCTTGCCCGAGCCTCCCAAGCCCATCGAGGTCGTGGCCGTGCCCGAGGTGCTGCCCATGCCTGCGCAGATGAAGCCCCTGCCCAAGGGCGGCGGGGCACAACCCGCCCCCGAGTCCACCGACGAAAAAGCCCGCGTGGCGCGCGCCAACGCTGAGGCCCGCGTAGCACCCACACGTGAGGGCTACGTGAATGCCATCCAGGTTTGGCCCTACACCGACGGGGCGCTGTACCAGGTCTATGCGGCGCCGGGCCGGGTGACGGCCATCGCGCTGCAGCTCGGCGAGGAACTGGTGACGGTCGCCGCCGGCGACACCGTGCGCTGGATCGTGGGCGATACGGCCAGCGGCGCGGGCGATTCGCTGCGCGTGAAGGTGCTGGTCAAGCCGATCCGCTCCGGGCTCAAGACCAACCTGGTCATCACCACGAGCCGGCGCACCTACCTGGTCGAGCTGACCTCCACCGAGAAGGCCTGGATGGCCTCGGTGTCCTGGGAGTACCCGAAGGACAAGATGCTGGCCCTGCAGCGCCAGGCGCAGGCAGCCCAGGCGGCGGCTCCCATCGAGAGCGGCCTGTCGCTGGAGAAGCTGCGTTTTCGTTACGCCATCGGTGGTGGCAACCCGGCCTGGAAGCCGCTGCGTGCCTTTGATGACGGCGAGAAGGTCTACATCCAGTTCCCGGCCGGCATCGCTCAGGGCGAGCTGCCACCCTTGTTCGTGATCGGGGCGCAAGGGGGCGGACAGCTGGTGAACTACCGCTTCCGGCCGCCGTACTACATCGTGGACCGGTTGTTCGGCTCGGCCGAGCTGCGCCTGGGTGGAGGCGGGGGCCGGGATGGCGACGTGGTGCGCATCGAGCGCACGGACGGCGTAGGTGGACGGCTTTGA
- a CDS encoding conjugal transfer protein TrbF, with product MRFQRPQRRYSETPEPVTPYQAAGQAWDQRIGSARVQARNWRLMAFGSLALALLMAGGLVWRSAQSIVTPYVIEVDQAGQVRAVGEAATPYQPSDAQIAFHLARFITDVRSLSIDPIVVRQNWLEAYDYTTDKGAATLNDYARVADPFSRIGQHSVTVAINSVVRASDASFQVRWTERRYVNGEAAGLERWTAVLSIVLQAPRSEERLRKNPLGIYVNGLSWSRELDASEGVKKP from the coding sequence ATGCGATTCCAACGACCCCAGCGGCGGTATTCGGAAACCCCCGAGCCCGTCACCCCCTACCAGGCGGCCGGACAGGCCTGGGACCAGCGCATCGGCTCGGCCCGGGTGCAGGCCCGGAACTGGCGGCTCATGGCTTTTGGTTCCCTGGCGTTGGCCCTTTTGATGGCGGGCGGCTTGGTCTGGCGCTCGGCCCAGTCCATCGTGACACCCTACGTCATTGAGGTGGACCAGGCCGGGCAGGTGCGCGCGGTGGGCGAGGCGGCCACGCCGTACCAGCCGAGCGATGCGCAGATTGCTTTTCACCTGGCGCGCTTCATCACCGACGTGCGCTCGCTGTCCATCGATCCCATCGTGGTACGGCAGAACTGGCTGGAAGCCTACGACTACACCACGGACAAGGGGGCGGCGACGCTCAATGACTACGCGCGGGTTGCGGACCCGTTCTCGCGCATCGGGCAGCACTCGGTGACCGTGGCCATCAACAGCGTGGTGCGCGCCAGCGATGCCTCGTTCCAGGTGCGCTGGACCGAGCGGCGCTACGTCAATGGCGAGGCGGCAGGGCTGGAGCGCTGGACGGCCGTGCTGTCCATCGTGCTGCAGGCCCCGCGCAGCGAAGAGCGCCTGCGCAAGAACCCATTGGGCATCTACGTCAACGGCCTGTCCTGGAGCCGGGAACTCGATGCCAGCGAAGGAGTGAAGAAACCATGA
- the trbL gene encoding P-type conjugative transfer protein TrbL codes for MNDVAVIDRFLDVFSRYIDSGFGLLGGEVQFLTATLVGIDVTLAGLYWAMSHASGQGEDVIARLVKKVLYVGAFAYILGNFNQLAGIVFRSFAGLGLTASGSGMTQAQLLQPGRLAKVGIDAGRPIMAQISELVGFPEVFANLDTIAVLFLAWLVLIVAFFVLAVQLFVTLLEFKLTTLAGFVLVPFALWNKTSFLAEKVLGNVVSSGIKVLVLAVIVGIGSGLFAEFTTAPGAEPSIDHALVIMLAALAMLGLGIFGPGIATGLVSGGPQLGAGAVAGTALGAGGLAVAGGAAVAGAGSAVAAGARMAPGAAKAAIGGGAAVARTAQAAAGSMKSAYQAGAAASGAEGVRAAGAGVGHAAKTGASAVGQRVAAGVQAIKDRAAGFVSEAVSPPGETASVGGAEDVAPPAPVSEPGWARRMRRRQQATQAATTAVHAIRAGDHAGGGVAPSLRDESNP; via the coding sequence ATGAACGACGTCGCGGTCATTGACCGCTTTCTGGATGTGTTCTCGCGCTACATCGACTCGGGGTTCGGGCTGCTGGGCGGCGAGGTGCAATTCCTGACGGCCACGCTGGTGGGGATAGACGTGACGCTGGCGGGGCTGTACTGGGCCATGAGCCATGCGTCAGGGCAGGGCGAGGACGTGATCGCGCGGCTGGTCAAGAAGGTGCTGTACGTGGGGGCGTTCGCCTACATCCTGGGCAACTTCAATCAGCTGGCCGGGATCGTGTTCCGGTCCTTCGCCGGGCTGGGGCTCACAGCCTCGGGTTCCGGAATGACGCAGGCACAGCTGCTGCAGCCCGGGCGCCTGGCCAAGGTCGGCATCGATGCCGGGCGGCCCATCATGGCGCAGATCAGCGAGCTGGTGGGATTTCCCGAGGTGTTCGCCAACCTCGACACCATCGCCGTGCTGTTTCTGGCCTGGCTGGTGTTGATCGTAGCCTTCTTCGTGCTCGCAGTGCAGCTGTTCGTCACGCTGCTGGAGTTCAAGCTGACCACGCTCGCGGGCTTCGTGCTGGTGCCGTTCGCGCTGTGGAACAAGACCAGCTTCCTGGCGGAGAAGGTGCTGGGCAACGTGGTGTCCTCGGGCATCAAGGTGCTCGTGCTGGCCGTGATTGTGGGGATTGGTTCGGGGCTGTTCGCTGAATTCACGACGGCACCGGGAGCCGAGCCGTCCATCGACCATGCGCTGGTCATCATGCTGGCGGCGCTGGCGATGCTGGGCCTGGGGATCTTCGGGCCGGGGATCGCGACGGGGCTGGTGTCGGGCGGGCCGCAGCTGGGCGCCGGTGCGGTGGCGGGCACGGCGCTGGGAGCGGGAGGGCTGGCCGTCGCTGGTGGCGCGGCCGTGGCGGGCGCGGGTTCTGCGGTGGCGGCTGGTGCGCGCATGGCGCCAGGAGCCGCGAAGGCGGCTATTGGTGGCGGTGCCGCCGTGGCGCGGACCGCCCAGGCAGCGGCGGGCAGCATGAAGTCGGCCTACCAGGCAGGTGCCGCAGCTTCGGGGGCGGAGGGCGTCCGCGCGGCTGGTGCGGGCGTGGGCCATGCCGCGAAGACTGGCGCCAGCGCGGTGGGCCAGCGGGTGGCGGCTGGAGTCCAGGCGATCAAGGACCGCGCGGCGGGGTTTGTCTCCGAAGCCGTGTCACCCCCTGGGGAGACCGCTTCTGTGGGTGGTGCCGAGGATGTGGCGCCCCCGGCACCTGTGTCTGAGCCGGGTTGGGCCCGGCGCATGCGGCGGCGCCAGCAGGCCACGCAGGCGGCCACCACGGCCGTGCATGCCATCCGTGCCGGCGACCATGCGGGCGGCGGCGTTGCTCCGAGCCTGCGCGATGAATCTAATCCTTGA
- a CDS encoding EexN family lipoprotein, producing the protein MNKLFLLGAVALVLAGCGKPVPIESAESLVADPARLKELRAQCKAHHAKVGDAQCNAVAEATRRRFMGGGTPYTPAQAPAPEASAAQDKAP; encoded by the coding sequence ATGAACAAGCTGTTCCTTCTGGGCGCCGTTGCGTTGGTGCTCGCCGGCTGCGGCAAGCCGGTCCCCATCGAATCCGCGGAGTCCCTGGTCGCCGATCCCGCGCGGCTCAAGGAACTGCGTGCGCAGTGCAAGGCCCACCATGCCAAGGTGGGCGACGCACAGTGCAATGCGGTGGCCGAGGCCACGCGGCGGCGCTTCATGGGCGGCGGGACGCCATATACGCCGGCCCAGGCTCCCGCGCCCGAGGCATCGGCCGCGCAGGACAAGGCGCCATGA
- the trbJ gene encoding P-type conjugative transfer protein TrbJ → MLLKSLFLRRKAALTLAAALALGTAMPAQAFLGGGRIVFDPSNYSQNVLTAARTLEQINNQIKQLQNQARNLASLDHSALGELRAALAATNELIRQAQGLAFDMAHMEAEFRRLYPKEYSATVSGQQMAIDARERWQQSLEALRTATQVQSQAVRNFASDERTLTDLVNRSQSAVGALQAMQATNQLLALQSRQAMQAQQLQITQDRAAALEQARQVAVQERAREVRRRFQGEGTPYTPVAVGFYGQ, encoded by the coding sequence ATGCTTTTGAAGTCCCTGTTCCTTCGCCGCAAGGCGGCGCTTACGCTTGCCGCTGCGCTGGCACTCGGCACCGCCATGCCCGCCCAAGCCTTCCTGGGCGGCGGGCGCATCGTGTTCGATCCCTCGAACTATTCGCAGAACGTGCTCACGGCCGCGCGCACGCTGGAGCAGATCAACAACCAGATCAAGCAGCTGCAGAACCAGGCGCGCAACCTCGCGAGCCTGGATCACAGCGCCTTGGGGGAGCTGCGTGCGGCGCTGGCCGCGACGAACGAACTCATCCGGCAGGCCCAGGGGCTGGCGTTCGACATGGCGCACATGGAGGCCGAGTTCCGGAGGCTCTATCCGAAGGAATACTCCGCCACCGTGTCGGGCCAGCAGATGGCGATTGATGCGCGCGAGCGCTGGCAGCAGTCGCTCGAAGCACTGCGCACTGCCACCCAGGTGCAGTCGCAGGCGGTGCGCAACTTCGCGAGCGACGAGCGCACGCTCACGGATCTGGTGAACCGCAGCCAGTCGGCCGTGGGCGCGCTGCAGGCGATGCAGGCCACGAATCAGTTGCTCGCGCTGCAGTCCCGCCAGGCCATGCAGGCGCAGCAGCTGCAGATCACCCAGGACCGGGCTGCTGCCCTGGAACAGGCCCGCCAGGTGGCGGTGCAGGAGCGGGCGCGTGAGGTGCGGCGGCGCTTCCAGGGCGAGGGCACGCCCTACACCCCGGTGGCCGTGGGCTTCTACGGGCAATGA